ACTAAAGAAGAAACAATGAAAAAAGCAATCAATCGTACCAAATTAGACGTCGATATCAACATTGAATTGGTAGAAAAAATGTGGGATCAATTTAACAATTTGGGTACCTATGAATCCAATATTATTGATACAACAAATCAATCTACAGAAGAAAGCGTTTCTGCAATAAAAGCTACAATTGAAAGAAAAACATCTTTACTTACAAAATGATGATACGTTATAAAAGTTAAACAATCGGGTGCGATTGTAGTTTATATTCTATGTATTCGCTTAGTTGATCTTCGCTACAGCCGGCGACTCCCGGGAGGATCAGCGAGAGCTGTAACGAAGAACGGCTTTTGCGAGCGAAGCGAGGAGTGTGGTTCACCGCCCGCCCATAGGACACGCGTCCGGCTGGAGCGCAGGTCAACGGGTTGCAACCATTATCTCGTTATCGAGGGCGAATGTAAGACAACGCTGTAACATAATAGGTCCAGATTGAGAAAATGATGGGCACCGAGATTGGCAGGTATACTTCCTATATTGACAGCAGTAAATGAATGCCTAGTAAACGGTTCGCTGATCAGCCATATAAAACTGTTTGCGTCTTATAACCTTAGATTGATACATAAATAAAACGAAGAGCCGCAATTTACATGCGAATTGCGGCTCTTCGTTTTATTGTTGACATGCATTTTCATTACGACATATTCTGTTTAGGTTCAAGCAAAATGTAACGCTTTTTCCCTGCGTACATTCCACTGATGAATATTATAGCCGCAACAACTAAGAAGGTATAAAGCGGTGCCGTCCATGAACCCGTATAGTCGTGAAGAATACCGAACAACACGGGGCCGATCGCTGCGAGTAAGTAGCCGATCGACTGCGCCATTCCAGAAATGGAAGCCGCTTGGTCTGGTGTGTTGGTACGTAAAGTGAAGAACATCATAGCGAGTCCAAATGCTGAACCGCCTCCTAGACCGATGAAAATCATCCAAAGTGCAGTCAAGCTTTCGCTTCCAAACTGTACACCACCGTAGCCAATTAAATAGCAAGCGAAAACAGCTGCGACCAGGATGCGTTGATCGCGTACTTTATCAGCGACCACTGGTATGATAAACATCATAGGCAATTGTGCGAGCTGGACAAGCGCTAACATCCATCCAGCAGCATCAGCAGTCATCCCATTCGTTTGTAACACAATAGGAATCCACGATGCCGTCGTATAAAATAGGAATGATTGCAGACCCATGAAAATCGTGATGCTCCAGGCTAGTGGGGAACGCCACATAGGCAGGGCAGGTTTTGACTTCATGTTTTTCTGAACTGATTTAATGACTTCTTTCTTTTTGCGAATCTGCGGTATCCATACGATAATGGCTAACAACGTAATGACTCCCCAAATGCCTAGCGCGCCCTGCCAGCCATAAACTGTTTCATTGGCAATTGGAGAAGCGATACCAGAAGCGAGTGTGGCAGATATACTCATAGACACGGAGTACAGTCCTGTCATCAATCCGATATGTAAGGGAAAGCTCAGTTTAAGAAGACTTGGTAATAGGACGTTTGCAAAAGCGATTCCTACCCCAATTAAAAATGTACCGATCAATAGCAAAGGACTATTGCCTACAGAACGCATAATAATTCCTAGCATTAAAATAATCATTGCATAGAAAAGTGTTCTCGACATACCGAACCGTTTGGCAATACGTGGTGTAAAAGGTGATACAATAGCAAATGCCAGCAATGGGATAGTTGTTAGAAATCCAGCCAACGAGTTAGAGATTTGCAGTTGATCACGAATGTTTCCAATAATAGGCCCGACAGAAGTTAGTGGGGAACGGATGGTAGCGGCTAAAAATAAAATACCTGCTAATAACACCCACTGACTCTTAGGGAAATGTAAATGTTTACTTGGTCGTTCTTTTTCCATTATGAAGCCTCCTGAATTACTTGAAGATTGTTCTGAGAAGTATGCAGCCGAAACAGCAGAAAGGAGATTCCTTTGTGGAGTACTTACTCATAGTCTTTATAAATGTTATCACACCTATGCTTATTTTATTAACAATTGGCGTAGTTTTACAATTAAAGTTTACTTTTAATGTTAAGGCACTGGGGAATATTCTGACATATTGTTTGATACCGGCCGCCGTTTTCATGAACTTATACCATACTGTCATAGATGTAGAAATCCTGATCGACGTATTACTGTTTGTTGTATTATTCACGAGCACTTTAATAATTACTGGCCATTTATTTAGCAAACTCTTGCGTTTGAATCGCCAGCAGACCGCCGTTATGAAAAACAGTATTGTTCTAATCAACTCAGGAAACTATGGATTACCTGTCAGTCAGCTAGTGTTTCATGCGAATCCACTTGGGGTTTCTATTCAAATTGTTTTGATTGTCTATCAGAACTTACTGACGTATTCATATGGTCTTTATAATCTTGTATCTTCTACGCAGTCAGGGAAAGACATTGTGAAACAGTTCCTAAGAATGCCGATTATTCATGCTTTGTGGCTAGGCGCTTTGCTAAACTTGGCAGATATTCGGTTGCCTCAGTTTATCGAATTGCCGATCAGTCATTTATCGGATGCTTTTATTGCGATCGCACTCATCACACTTGGTGCGCAGTTAGCGCAGATTAGGGTAAAGACACTATGGAACCGATTAATCTATTTAAGCGCTATCGGCCGACTAATTATCTCACCAACCGTGGCGTTATTGTTGATTTTACTTCTTGGGATAGATGGAATTACGGCTCAATCACTATGGATCGCCAGCTCATTCCCAACGTCGAGGAATAGCTCCACACTGGCACTGGAATACGATGTTGAATCCGAGCTAGCAGCACAAATCGTCTTGTTCAATACCGTAGCTAGTAGCTTTACAGTAGGCGTAGTGATTTATCTCTCTTCACTATTATTCGGGTAAACAATAAAAATGGTAATTTAACACAGCGTGGTTGTTGGGTAAGGGATTCACGCTATGAGGGGAACGCTGTACGTACAGTGGACATAGGATTGTTATCAATTGCGTATTTGAACTGGAGAGTCAATCGCTTCTAACTTTTTGTCTAGAATATGTCCATATGCTTGCTCGCTTAAAGCTTTCAAATTTATTGGTATATATTCGTATTGAAAATTTGTCGAATCGTGCTATACTGTTAGCATTCAGTTAAATAAGACTCATATAATCACGGGGATATGGCCCGTAAGTTTCTACCGGTCTACCGAAAATAGACCGCCTATGGGGAGAATGAAAAGCAGCTTTCTTTGTCGTTCGACAAGAAATTGCTTTTTCATTTTTACAAGCGTACATGCCGCTCTCTCATAGTTGTTATATGGGAGTATGGCATATACGCTTTTTTTATTCGAAAAAATGAAGGGAGCATATCAGCGTGGAGTTGCTAAAAAACAAGATTCGACAAGAAGGTAAAGTATTATCGGAAGAGGTACTAAAAGTGGATTCATTTTTAAATCATCAAATTGATCCATTATTGATGCAGGAGATCGGGAAAGAGTTTGTTAGCCGATTCAGCGATCAACACATTACGAAAATCATCACGATTGAATCTTCAGGTATTGCTCCAGCGACAATGGCAGGAATGATATTAGGCGTTCCAGTAGTGTTTGCCAGAAAACGTAAATCTCTTACATTGACAGATCATTTATACTCCGCAGAAGTGTATTCATTCACTAAGAAAGAATCAAATGATATTTCGGTTTCTAAAGATTTTATTTCAAATGAAGATACGGTATTGCTCATTGATGATTTCCTTGCGAATGGACAAGCTGCACTTGGACTTATAGATATCGCAAAACAAGCAGGCGCAACGATCGCAGGTGTTGGAATAGTGATTGAAAAATGCTTCCAGCCAGGCGGAGATCTAATTCGCAAAGAGGGCGTCCGTTTGGAATCGCTAGCTGAGCTTCAGTCGTTACAAAATGGTCAAGTCCAGTTTGTCGGGGAGGAAACGAAATAATGAAAACTACACTGCTAGGCTTCCAGCATTTACTAGCTATGTATGCAGGCGCAGTATTGGTACCACTTATCGTGGGGAATGCCATTGGGTTAACGCCAACGCAGCTGACATATCTTGTGTCGATTGATATTTTAATGTGTGGTGTTGCGACGATCTTACAAATCTCTCGTAATAAATATTTCGGTGTTGGTTTACCTGTAGTTCTCGGATGTACATTCACCGCAGTCGGCCCTATGATATTGATCGGCAATGATTATGGAATTTCGGCTATTTACGGAGCGGTTATTGCTTCAGGCGTAATCATTTTCTTCATTAGCCGTTTCTTTGGAAGTCTTGTAAAATTCTTTCCGCCAATCGTTACCGGTTCTGTTGTAACCATTATTGGAATCACATTGATTCCTGTAGCGATCAACAATATGGGTGGCGGACAAGGTGCGGAAGATTTCGGTTCGATGACAAATATTTTACTTTCATTTGGAACGTTGCTATTCATTATTTTGATGTTCCGATTCACTTCAGGTTTTATGCAGTCTATCGCTATTTTGTTAGGATTAGTCGGTGGTACAATCGCAGCGATATTCCTGGGTGTAGTAGATTTTTCAAATGTGCATGATGCTTCTTATGTTCATATGGTCATGCCGTTTTATTTAGCAACACCTACGTTCCATTTATTGCCGATTGCGATTATGACTTTGGTGGCGATGGTGTCGCTCGTAGAATCTACGGGGGTATACTTTGCATTAGGGGATATTTGTGAGGAAGAAATCGATCAGAAAATGTTGGAAAAAGGGTATCGTGCAGAAGGGTTAGCTTCTGTCATTGGAGGTATTTTCAATGCGTTTCCTTACACGACATTTTCACAAAACGTTGGCTTGATGCAGTTGTCTGGTGTGAAGTCAAGACGGGTAATACTCGTTACAGCGATTATGCTAATTTCATTAGGTTTCTTGCCGAAAATAGCAGCTCTGGCAACGATTATCCCTCCAGCAGTACTTGGTGGCGCGATGGTTGCCATGTTCGGCATGGTGGTTTCACAAGGAATTAAAATGTTAAGCCCTGTAATTTCAAAAACTCAAGATAACGCAATGATCGTAGCATGTTCTATCGGTATTGGTCTTGGAGTTTCAGTTGTACCGGATCTATTTAAAGAGTTGCCGGAAAGTGTACAGATCTTAACAAGTAATGGTATTGTACTCGGAAGTATCACTGCCATTTTCTTGAATATCATTTTCAATATGATTCCGTCAAAAAAGAAGCAAACTGCTCAACATGCAGCTGATAACAAAGCTAAACGGCTTAGCGTCAAAGAAGGACCATCTTCTGTCTTGGTAAGTGCAACAGCTGACCATAAATAAAAAAGGGCAACTGCTAAAATGCAGTTGCTCTTTTTCTATGTTTACACTCGATGTTGTGCATACTGATGTTGCTCTGTTTTGTTTATCAAGAGTGTAAGTAGTTGTGGATCAATTTGCGTTTCATAAGCATTCAATGACTCACGAAGTTGTTGTTGTGTTCTCGAACCAATCAAAGCCGAAGCTACAGCAGGTTCTTTAAGTGCAAACGCAAGAGCATAGGCATGTACGTCGTTCGTTTCTTTAGATAGTGAGTGAACTGTCTGCTGTAACTCAGAAGGCGAATACGATACGAAGCCATTTAATTTCTTCGCACGCTCCACACCTTCATTCGTCAGCAAACCTTTTGCCAATGTACCTCTTGTGACGACAGATGCACCTTTTCTTGCAATCATAGAAAAATATTCTTCTGGACGTCGATCAAGCAAGTTATACTGCATCATGACGGACACCGCGTTGCTATTACTTAGGAAACGTTCGATAACAGTAGGACGAATACTTGATATACCGTATTCGCGTATGACACCTTCTTTCTTTAATGTTTCAAAAGCTTCAATCGTTTCTCTCGCATCATCTTCCATTGTACCGCCGTGAAGTTGATACAAATCGATATAATCCAGTTGCAAACGTTGTAAACTTTGTTTTACAGCTTCCATGATATGTGCTTTTGATGGGTCCCATGTCCAAGAATCTTCTCCTGACTCCCACTTATTACCGGCTTTCGTCGCGATGATCAAGTCTTGACGCTTTTCTTTCAGTACTTTTCCTACGAGTTCCTCATTTATTCCTTTATCATATAGGTCGGCTGTATCAAAATAGTTGATGCCATGATCAACTGCTTCGTCAAGTACAGAACGAGCCGCTTCCAGTTCGGTAGGTAATGACATGCAGCCCAATCCAAGTTCGGAAACTAACAATTTGCTAGTGCCTATTGTACGCTTTTTCATGTGCCTCACTCCTTTCGTTTCATGGTACAATGAAAACGGGATATAAAACCAATGGAAAGGGTTGAGTGCTGGATGAAGTTTGAAGAAAGAACCCTCTCAACAGAACAGATATTTACAGGTAAAATCATTTCGGTCCAAGTAGACGAAGTAGAATTGCCTGATGGAAAACTAGCGAAAAGAGAATTAGTGAAACATCCAGGAGCTGTGGCGATTATCGCCTTGACTGAAGATAAAAAAATCGTATTAGTTGAACAGTACAGAAAGCCTTTGGAACGAACGATGCTAGAAATACCTGCAGGCAAGATCGAGCATGGCGAAGAACCTAAACTGACAGCAATTCGTGAACTGGAAGAAGAGACAGGGTATCGTGCACATACATTCGAATATTTGCAGACTTTCTCCACTTCACCAGGCTTCGCGGATGAAATCATTCACTTATATGTAGCAAAAGAGCTTGAAAAAGTGGAGCAGCCTGTTGTAGGAGATGAAGATGAATTCATTGATGTACTAGAGGTAACAGTTGAAGAGGCTGAGGAATTCATTGCGAATGAAAGGATTTATGATGCCAAGACGGTTGCTGCTGTCTGGTATGTAAAAAACCTATAAAGGATTGAGCTATTTCAGGACGGACAAGCATATGTTATAAAAACGATGCGGAGGTGTCCTATTTATGGCTCGATCATTGTCTTTTGTTTATTTATTCGTTATACTCGCAATCAGTTACATAGGAGGGGCTTTATTATTCAGGGAGTGGCCGGTCACGTCATTGGAGCAAATTATCGGCTTATATGACCAACGCGTAGTGAAAGGATCTGAAGCGGCTCTGTGGTCGCCTATCGTGGTGACGTTGAGCTTTATTCTAGTAGCCATCATTCTGTCTAAATATAAAAGAGTCCGTTTTATCACTATGTTTCTCGGTGCGATTAAATGTGCTTTTTTTGGTTTGTCATCCACCTATTTATTATCAACAGGATTAAAATTGGTATCCTATACGATTTGGTGGTTCCCATTTCAATTAATCAGCTGCTTGTTGTTCCTGATTTTATGTTCGGTGTTAAGCCCGCCATTTTTCGCTACACCGG
This window of the Sporosarcina ureae genome carries:
- a CDS encoding CynX/NimT family MFS transporter — protein: MEKERPSKHLHFPKSQWVLLAGILFLAATIRSPLTSVGPIIGNIRDQLQISNSLAGFLTTIPLLAFAIVSPFTPRIAKRFGMSRTLFYAMIILMLGIIMRSVGNSPLLLIGTFLIGVGIAFANVLLPSLLKLSFPLHIGLMTGLYSVSMSISATLASGIASPIANETVYGWQGALGIWGVITLLAIIVWIPQIRKKKEVIKSVQKNMKSKPALPMWRSPLAWSITIFMGLQSFLFYTTASWIPIVLQTNGMTADAAGWMLALVQLAQLPMMFIIPVVADKVRDQRILVAAVFACYLIGYGGVQFGSESLTALWMIFIGLGGGSAFGLAMMFFTLRTNTPDQAASISGMAQSIGYLLAAIGPVLFGILHDYTGSWTAPLYTFLVVAAIIFISGMYAGKKRYILLEPKQNMS
- a CDS encoding AEC family transporter yields the protein MEYLLIVFINVITPMLILLTIGVVLQLKFTFNVKALGNILTYCLIPAAVFMNLYHTVIDVEILIDVLLFVVLFTSTLIITGHLFSKLLRLNRQQTAVMKNSIVLINSGNYGLPVSQLVFHANPLGVSIQIVLIVYQNLLTYSYGLYNLVSSTQSGKDIVKQFLRMPIIHALWLGALLNLADIRLPQFIELPISHLSDAFIAIALITLGAQLAQIRVKTLWNRLIYLSAIGRLIISPTVALLLILLLGIDGITAQSLWIASSFPTSRNSSTLALEYDVESELAAQIVLFNTVASSFTVGVVIYLSSLLFG
- a CDS encoding xanthine phosphoribosyltransferase, which produces MELLKNKIRQEGKVLSEEVLKVDSFLNHQIDPLLMQEIGKEFVSRFSDQHITKIITIESSGIAPATMAGMILGVPVVFARKRKSLTLTDHLYSAEVYSFTKKESNDISVSKDFISNEDTVLLIDDFLANGQAALGLIDIAKQAGATIAGVGIVIEKCFQPGGDLIRKEGVRLESLAELQSLQNGQVQFVGEETK
- a CDS encoding nucleobase:cation symporter-2 family protein; this encodes MKTTLLGFQHLLAMYAGAVLVPLIVGNAIGLTPTQLTYLVSIDILMCGVATILQISRNKYFGVGLPVVLGCTFTAVGPMILIGNDYGISAIYGAVIASGVIIFFISRFFGSLVKFFPPIVTGSVVTIIGITLIPVAINNMGGGQGAEDFGSMTNILLSFGTLLFIILMFRFTSGFMQSIAILLGLVGGTIAAIFLGVVDFSNVHDASYVHMVMPFYLATPTFHLLPIAIMTLVAMVSLVESTGVYFALGDICEEEIDQKMLEKGYRAEGLASVIGGIFNAFPYTTFSQNVGLMQLSGVKSRRVILVTAIMLISLGFLPKIAALATIIPPAVLGGAMVAMFGMVVSQGIKMLSPVISKTQDNAMIVACSIGIGLGVSVVPDLFKELPESVQILTSNGIVLGSITAIFLNIIFNMIPSKKKQTAQHAADNKAKRLSVKEGPSSVLVSATADHK
- a CDS encoding aldo/keto reductase; translation: MKKRTIGTSKLLVSELGLGCMSLPTELEAARSVLDEAVDHGINYFDTADLYDKGINEELVGKVLKEKRQDLIIATKAGNKWESGEDSWTWDPSKAHIMEAVKQSLQRLQLDYIDLYQLHGGTMEDDARETIEAFETLKKEGVIREYGISSIRPTVIERFLSNSNAVSVMMQYNLLDRRPEEYFSMIARKGASVVTRGTLAKGLLTNEGVERAKKLNGFVSYSPSELQQTVHSLSKETNDVHAYALAFALKEPAVASALIGSRTQQQLRESLNAYETQIDPQLLTLLINKTEQHQYAQHRV
- a CDS encoding NUDIX domain-containing protein, with protein sequence MKFEERTLSTEQIFTGKIISVQVDEVELPDGKLAKRELVKHPGAVAIIALTEDKKIVLVEQYRKPLERTMLEIPAGKIEHGEEPKLTAIRELEEETGYRAHTFEYLQTFSTSPGFADEIIHLYVAKELEKVEQPVVGDEDEFIDVLEVTVEEAEEFIANERIYDAKTVAAVWYVKNL